The Acidobacteriota bacterium nucleotide sequence GCGGCCGGACGTCCCCGTCGACGTGCCCACCGTCGGGTTCGGGCAGAAGCCGCCCCAGACCGATGCGGTCCTCGATCGCGCCGTGCAGGAACTGCAGCGCCAGACGGCTCCGGCCGACCAGCCGGCCGCGTCGCGTTGACGGTCGCTTTTCCTCGACGGTATACTGGCCGTTCGTCGTACGCCCGGGGGCGCCGGCCTAGACAGCCACAGGCACGTAGCTCAGCTGGTTAGAGCGCCTGCTTGACATGCAGGAGGTCGGCGGTTCGAGTCCGCCCGTGCCTACCAACGACCGAGGCCTCGCTCCGGGTCGATTCCGATTAGCCGCCGTTGATTACCCTGACGCTACCAGACGGATCGCAACGCGATGTCGCTCCCGGCACGTCCGTGCAGGAGTTCGCCTCGGCGTCGCTGCCGCGGAGCGTCGTGAAGAAGGCGCTCGCCGCCGTCGTCGACGGCCGGCTCGTCGATCTCAGCTATCGGCTGGCCACGCCCGCTGCGCTGAAGCTGGTGCTGCCGGGCGATCCCGAGTCGCTGCCGCTCTACCGGCATTCGACGGCGCACCTGCTCGCCGCGGCGGTCACGAACCTGTATCCCGGCGTGCAGTGCGGCATCGGCCCCGCCACCGACGAGGGCTTCTTCTACGACTTCGTCGTGCCGCGGCCGTTCGTTCCGGAGGATCTCGACCGCATCGAGGCGAAGATGCGCGAGTTGGCCAACCAGGACCTGCCCTACGAGCGCCAGATCTGGCCCAAGCAGGACGCCATCGAGTTCTTCACGAAGCGCGGCGAACCGCTGAAGGTGCAGCTCATCCAGGAGAAGACGGCCGGAGAGACCGACGTATCGTGTTACACGATCAAGGATCGCGACACGTTCGTCGACTTCTGCGTCGGCCCGCACGTCCCGTCCACCAACCGCCTCCGGGCGTTCAAGCTGCTCTCGACCTCGAACGCGTACTGGAAGGGCGACGCTCGCAACCAGCCGATGCAGCGCATCTACGGCACGGCGTTCTTCCGAGACGACGAGTTGGAGGCGTACCTCCACCGGATCGAGGAAGCGAAGCGGCGCGACCATCGGCGGATCGGGCGCGAGCTGGGCCTCTTCACGTTCCACCCGTGGGCGCCGGGCGCGGCCTTCTGGCTGCCGAAGGGGACGACGCTCTACAACCGGCTCGCGGCCTACATGCGCGACGTGCTCTTTCCCGCCGGCTACGACGAGGTGAAGACGCCGCTCATCTTCAACAAGGCGCTGTGGGAGACGTCCGGGCACTGGCAGCACTACCGCCAGAACATGTTCCTCGTCGAAGCCGAGCACGCCGAGATGGGCGTCAAGGCGATGAACTGTCCCGGGCACATGCTCGTCTTCGCGAGCGAGGTCCGCAGCTACCGCGACCTGCCGCTGCGCCTGCACGAGCAGACCCCGCTCCATCGCAACGAGGCGTCGGGCGTGCTCGCCGGCCTGACGCGCGTTCGACAGTTCTCGCAGGACGACGCGCACTGCTTCGTGATGGAGTCGCAGATCGGCGACGAGGTCGAGCGGCTGCTGAACCTGGTCAAGCAGGTCTACGACGACTTCGGCCTCACTTATGCGGTGAAGCTGTCCACGCGGCCCGAGGAGTTCCTCGGCGAGCAGGCGACCTGGGATCACGCGGAAGCGGAGCTGCGGCGTGCGCTGACGGCGGCCGGGCTGCCGTTCGCGATCAACGAAGGCGACGGCGCCTTCTACGGTCCCAAGATCGACTTCGACGTCACGGACGCGATCGGCCGGACCTGGCAGTGCGCGACGATTCAGCTCGACTACCAGTTGCCGGCGCGCTTCGATCTGAAGTACGTGGGCGCCGACAACGCCGAGCACCGGCCCGTCGTGATCCACCGGGCGATCTACGGCAGCTTCGAGCGGTTCATCGCGCTGCTCATCGAGCACTACGCCGGCGCGTTCCCGCTGTGGCTCGCGCCCGTGCAGGCGACGGTGCTGCCGATTGCCGACCGGCACCTCGGGTACGCCGCCGGCGTGCGGGACGAGCTGGCCGCCGGAGGGCTGCGCGTGCACCTGGACGATCGCCAGGAAAAGATTGGTTATAAGATCCGGGAGGCGCAACTGCAGAAAGTGCCCTACATGCTCGTGGTCGGCGACCGCGAGGCGGCGGAGGGGACGGTCTCGGTGCGCAGCCGCACCGGGGGCGATCTGGGCGCCCGGCCGGTGGCGGAGTTCGTCCGGGCGGCGCGCGAGGAAGTCGCGTTGCGCGGTCGCGTGCAGCACGGGAGGTAGTTATCGCCTTCGATCGAAGTCCACGTCGGGAAGACCGCACGAGAGTCAACGAGCGGATCCGGGTACGCGAGATCCGGGTCATCGACGAGAACGGCGTCCAGCTCGGCATCATGCCGCCGCCGCAGGCGCTGGCGCTGGCGCGCACGAAGGGGCTCGATCTCGTCGAGATCTCGCCCACGGCCGTGCCGCCGGTCTGCCGGATCATGGATTTCGGCAAGTACCAGTACGACCAGCAGAAGCGGGCGCGTGCGGCGAAGCGGCACCAGAAGGTGATCGACGTCAAGGAGATCAAGTTCCGGCCCAAGGTCGACGAACACGACTACCAGTTCAAGAAGAAGCACATCGAGCGCTTCCTGGCCGAGGGCGACAAGGTGAAGGCCACGATCTTCTTCCGCGGGCGCGAGAACGCGCATCCGGAGATCGGCCAGCGCATCCTGGAACGGCTGGTGGCGGATCTGTCGGACGTCGCGATCACGGAGGCGAACCCGCAGAAGGAAGGCAACCAGTTGCACACGATTCTGGCGCCGCGGCCCGGACTGAAGCGCGCCGCGCCGGCGAGGAGACCGACCGATCATGCCGAAGATTAAGAGCAACCGTGGCGCCGCCAAGCGCTTCAAGCGGACCGCGAGCGGCAAGTTCGCCCGCTCGAAGGCGTTCAAGCGGCACATCCTGACGAGCAAGCCGACGCACCGCAAGCGCGCGCTGCGCGCCGGCGCCGTCATCGCCGCCGTCGACACCCCGCGCGTCAAGCGGATGCTGCCGTACGACTAAGCAGAACATTTGGACACGTGGAGATCGTTCATTTGGGCATTTGGGAGTGACGATTTGGCCGTCTGGACGATGGGCAACGAGACCGCAATGTCCAGATCGCCAATCAGCAGAATGGAAGATCCCGAATCTCCAAGTCGCAGATAGCCAAATGTCCAGATCCTCAGAGAGGTACCGTCAATGCCCCGCGTGAAGAGAGGGACCCATCGCCGCGCCAAGCGCAAGAAGCTGCTGAAGCGCGCGAAGGGGTACTACGCCACCAAGAGCAAGCTGTACCAGGCCGCCCAGGAAGCGGTGGACAAGGCGCTCAACTACGCCTATGCCGGCCGCCGGCGCAAGAAGCGCGACTTCCGGAGCCTGTGGGTCGTACGTATCAACGCCGCCGCGCGGGCGAACGGCCTGACGTACGGGCAGCTCATGAGCGGCCTCAAGTCCGCCGGCGTGACGCTCGATCGCCGCAGCCTGGCCGAACTGGCCGTCCATCACCCCGCGGCGTTCAAGAGCGTCGCGGCGCAGGCCCAGCAGGCACGATCGGCCCAGACCGCGTGACGGGACGGCCGGCCGCATCGGCCGGCCGCCCCCGCGTCCCCGCACGTGCGCTCATGGCGTCCCGTCACGACATCGCCGCCCTCCATGCCGAATTCCACGCCGCCCTGGCGTCGGCCGCGACCGTCGCGGACGTCAAGGCGGTGCGCGATCGCTTTCTCAGCCGAAAGCACGGCAGCCTCACCGCGGTCCTGAAGTCGCTCGGCACGGCCGCGCCAGACGAGCGGCGCGTCATCGGCAGCGACGCCAACGCGCTGCGCCAGACGATCGAAGCCGCGCTCGACGCGCGCGAGGCTGAACTAGCGGCGTCCGCGCCGCCGGCCGACGCGCTCGACGTGACGCTGCCCGGCCGCATCCCGCTGGCTGGCCGGTGCCACCCGCTCACGCAGGTGAGAGAGCGCGTCGAAGCGATCTTCTCGGCGATGGGCTACGACATCGCGACCGGGCCAGAGCTCGAAGACGACTGGCACAATTTCGAGGCCCTGAACATGCCCGCCGAGCACCCGGCGCGTGACATGCAGGACACGCTCTATCTGGAGGCGCCGGTGCCGCAATCCTGGGCGTCGACGTCGCCCGCGGCCGGCCCGGCGGATCCACAGGCCGGAACGGCAGGGCCTCGATCCGGCCCGGCCGCGCGGCCGGCGACGCTGCTCCGGACTCACACCTCGGGCATGCAGATCCGCTACATGCAGGCGCATCGTCCGCCGGTGCGCATCATCGCCCCGGGACGCGTGTATCGCCGCGACAACTTCGACGCGACGCACACGCCGATGTTCACGCAGATCGAAGGGCTCGTCGTGGACGAGCGCATCAGCCTCGGCGATCTCAAGGGCACGCTGACGGTCTTCGCGCAGCGGCTCTTCGACAGCCGCGTGCGGACGCGCTTCCGTCCGAGCTTCTTCCCCTACACCGAGCCGTCGGCCGAGATGGACGTGTCGTGCGGCTCGTGCGACGGCGCGGGCTGCGCGCTCTGCAAGCACAGCGGCTGGATCGAGATCCTCGGGTGCGGCATGGTGCACCCGGCCGTGTTCGAGGCGGTCGGCTACGATCCCGAGCGTTACACCGGCTTCGCGTTCGGCGTCGGCATCGAGCGGCTCGCGCTCCGGTTCTACGGGATCGACGACATCCGGATGTTCTACGAGAACGACCTGCGGTTCCTGAGGCAGCTCCCGCTGTGAAGCTCCCGGTCGACTGGCTGCGGGATTTCGCCGAGATCGCGGCGTCGCCGGCCGACGTCGCGGGCCGGCTCGCCGCGTGCGGGTTCGCGGTCGAGAGCCTCGACGGCGACGTCGTGGACGTCGAGGTGACCGCCAACCGTCCGGACTGCCTCAGCATCGTCGGCCTGGCGCGCGAGGCGGCCGTCGCGTTCGACGTGCCCTTGCGCCTGCCCATGCTCGCCGGCACGCAGGCCGTGACCGGGACGTCCGACGCGGGCGACGCGAACGGCACCGTGCGGGTCGCGATCGAAGCGCCAGACTGCCGGCGTTACGCGCTCGCGGTGGCAGACGTGCACGTCGGGCCGTCGCCCGACTGGCTGGCCGCGCGGCTCGCCGCCGCCGGCGTCCGCGCGATCAACAACATCGTCGACGTCACGAACTACGTGATGCTCGAGCTCGGGCATCCGATGCACGCGTTCGACGCGGCGAGGCTCGCCGGCCGCGAGATCCGCGTCCGCCCGGCGCGTCCGGGCGAGTCGATCGTCACGATCGATGGCGAGACGCGCCGGCTCGACGAGGCCATGCTGCTCATCGCGGACCGCGAGTCGCCGATCGCGGTCGCTGGCGTGATGGGCGGGGCCGCGTCGGAAGTGTCGCGCGGCACGACACGGATCGCGCTCGAAAGCGCCTGGTTCCGGCCCGCGTCGATCCGGGCGACGAGCCGTCGGCTCGGCCTGAAGACCGAGGCATCCATCCGGTTCGAGCGAGGCGCCGACCTCGAGGCGCCCGTCGTGGCGATCCGGCGAGCGCTCGCGCTGCTGGAGGAGATCGGCGCCGGCCGTGTGGCCGGCGCGGTCGCCGACGTCTATCCGCGCGTCGCCACGCCGCGGATCGTGCGCCTGCGCCGCGACCGCACCGCCCGGCTGCTCGGCGACGTCGTGCCCGACGCCGAGGTCGCGCGGATCCTCGGCCACCTCGGGTTCGGCTTGCAGGGAACCGACGACGGGTGGGATGTCGAGGTGCCGATCCGGCGGGTCGACGTTTCGCGCGAAGCCGACCTCATCGAGGAAGTCGGCCGCCACTGGGGCTACGACCGCATCCCCGCGACGCTGCCGGCAGTTGGCCGTCCAGCCCCGCCACGGACCGCCGCCGTCGTCGAGACCCGCCTGCGTTCCCTCGCGCGCGCCGCCGGACTGCAGGAAGCGGTGACCTTCACCTTCGTCGAGCGAGCGGCCGCCGAGCCGTTCGCCGGCTCCGCACCGCTCGTCGCGATCGCCAATCCGCTCTCGGACAAGTTCGCCGTGCTGCGGCCGTCGATGCTGCCCGGATTGCTCGACGCCCTCGTTTACAACCGCCGACGCGACGCGGAGGACGTTCGCCTCTTCGAGATGGGATCGGTGTTCCATCACACCGGCGAGGCGACCCGGATCGGCTGGGTGCTGACCGGGCCTCGCGAGGCACACTGGAGCGGCGGCGCGTCCGCTCTCGACTTCTACGATGCCAAGGGCGTCGCCGAGCTTCTCGTGCAGGCCGCCGGCGTTCAGGCAGCCGACGTGACGGCCGTGCCGGCCGACGACGTGCCGTGGTTCGTCCGTGGCCGATCGGCACGGCTGCTGCGCGGCCAGCATGGCGAAGCGCTCGGCTCGATCGGACAGATTCGACCCGATCTGCTGGCGCGGCGTGGCCTCGACGCGGGCGTCGTGGTCGGCGGCGAGCTCGACGTGACGGCGCTCGTCGCCATTGGGGCCGCCGCTTCCGACAATCCGCACGTGCGCGCGGTTCCGAGATTCCCCTCGATCGTGCGCGACCTCTCGATCGTCGTCTCCGAACGCTTGCCTGCCGCCACCGTTCGTGGCACGATTCGGGCGAACGCGCCCGACACGCTGCAGTCGATCGTCGAGTTCGATCGGTACCAGGGGAAGGGCGTGCCGGACGGACACGTCAGCCTGTCGCTGCGGCTCACGTTCCGTCATCCCGACCGCACGCTCACCGATCAGGAAGCGCAGCACGCGGTCGATGCGATTGTCGACGCGTTGGGGCAGGCGCACGGCGCCACCCTGCGCGGCAAGCCATAGATCGGAGACCCCATGGTTCGAGCGGGTGCCGCCACGGAACTTCAACCCATCGATCGGCTCGAGGAGAAGATCAAACAGCTCGTCGGCATGATCGAGACGCTGCGAGCGGAGCGCGCACGCGCCGTCGACGACGCCGCCCGCCTGGCGCGCGAGCTCGATGCCGCCAGGGCACGGCTCGCCGAGGCGGAGAGCACGTCGGCCGAGCTCGGCACGATGCGCGAGGAACGCGAGCTGCTGCGCAACCGCGTCGTCCACATGATCGCGCAGCTCGACAAGCTCAACCTCTGAGACGATCCCCGATGACGGCCTGCTCGCCGGTGCACTGCCTCGCGGCGGCGCGGCCCGGACGGATCGCACGCTGATGGGGAGCGGGGTCATCCACGTCGAGATCCACGGGCAGCGCTATGCCGTCCGCAGCGACCTCGACCCGCAGTACGTCGCCGAGCTCGCCGCCTATCTCGACGAGAAGATGCGTGCGGCCGCGAGGGAGCTGACCTCGGCCGAGGCGCTCCGCGTGGCCGTCATCGCCGGCCTGAACATCTGCGACGAGCTGTTTCGCGCGCGCGCCGACTCGGCGGGCCAGGCCACGCGCGTCCGCGCACGGGCGGCCGAGATCGAACGCCTGCTCGACGCCGTGCTCGAGAATTCCCCGATGACCGTGGTCAACGAATAGCAGTCGTGGTACGATGGGCTTCCTGCTTTGCGCGTGATGGTCTCGGAGTGTCGCTTGAGCCGATGTTCCATCACCAAGTGAGCCGCGATGCCGCGCGGTGTGCATGCCTCCGTGGTGAGGAAGCCTGAAGTGCGGCTCTTCGAGTGGCTCCACCTGCTCTAGCAGGTTCATGCGACCTCCCCACACGGCAAAGCGGGGCTTCTCTCCCTACCGCCGGTCGGCGGCTCCCGATGTCCGAGACCATCGCCTCGCTCGGTGAGCAGGCGCTCATCGAGCGCCTGCGGGCGTACGCCGGTCTGCCGCCCGCGCACGTCCTCACCGGCATTGGCGACGATGCCGCGGTGCTGCGGCCGGCACGCAACGCGGTCTCCGTGGTCACGACCGACGCGCTGGTCGAAGGCGTGCACTTCAGACGCGACTGGACCGGCGCGCGCGCGATCGGTCACAAAGCGCTTGCCGTCAACCTGAGCGACCTCGCCGCGATGGGCGCCGTGCCGCAGGCTTCGCTGCTGAGCCTGGTGCTGCCGGCGAGCCTGCCGCTCGACGATTTCGACGGCCTCGTCGCCGGCTTCGTGGATCTGGCGCGGGCATCGGGCGCGGCGCTCGTCGGCGGCAACCTCGCGACCTCGCCAGGCCCGATCGTCGTCGACGTCACCGCGATCGGCGCGGCGCATCCGCGGCGCGTGCTGCACCGGCACGGGGCCAAGGCCGGCCACGAGCTGTACGTCACCGGTTCGATCGGCGGAGCCGCGGCAGGACTGGCGCTCCGGCAGGCCGGCCTCGCGGACGCGGATCTCGACGCCGACGCCTGCGACGCCGTCCGGCGGTTCGAGCGGCCAGAGCCGCGCGTCCGGTGTGGATGGATCGTGGCGCGCAGCGGCGCGGCCGCCGCAGCCATGGATTTGTCCGACGGCCTGGCCGCCGCCGCCCACTCGCTCGCTGCCGCCAGCCGCCTCGGCGTGACGATCGACGCCGCATCGCTGCCGATCCATCCTGGCGCGCGAACCTGGGCCGAACGACGTGGGCTGGATCCCGCTGCGTTCGCCCTGACGGGCGGCGAGGACTACGAGCTGGCGTTTGCCGTCCACCCGAGAATGCGCCGCCGGTTCCTGGCTGCGGCCGCGAGAACCAAGGGCCTCGCCGTCACGTCCGTCGGCCGATTCCACGAGGAAGCTGGCGTCTGGCTCCGCCGCGACGGACGGATCCAGGCGCTCGGCGAGGGATACGGACACTTCAGGAAGAACGATTGACCTCGCGCCTTCGCGCGCGTTCCTCGAACCACAAGCCCGTCAAGAAGAGGACGAAGATCTGGCCGGCCGAGATGGCGCCGAACGTAGCGGACGAACGGCACCGGGCGAAACCGACAGCCAATCTTGAGCTCGACGCATCGTCGCGTCACGGCTTCGACCTCGCCGTACTCTCGCGCGATGAACGTGACGGCGAAGGCGAGGATGACGCCTGCGCCGACGATCGACCCGATTTCATCCCGGACGCGCCTGGCCCAGAACGGCCAGGCCGCCAGCACACCCAGAACGGCGGGGAGGCTCAGCGCCCAGTACACCCAGACGAGACTCCAGCTCACGCGCATCGGTCTCCCCGCTCGACCAGTTCACGACGACGGGAGGAGATCCGTTTAGCGGCTCGAGCGGGCGGTCGTCAGTCCTGCGAGGCGGATGGGCTGGCCGTGGCCTGGACGTCTTCGTTCGGCTTCCAGCCTCGCCTGATCACCGTGACCGACACGTTGCGGCGGCCGAACGCGAGGGCCTCGTGGCAGCTCCACATGTAGAGATCGAGCCGCCGGCCCTGCACCTTGGGGCCGGTGTCGAGCACCGTGTAGATGCCCGCGTGCTTGTCGGGTGCGCCGTCGATCTGCACGACCGATCCCTGCGGGAGCAGCCGCGGGTCCGCCGCCACCACCCCGGATCTCACCGCGACGCCCGACGCCGTGGTTTCTCCCTTGCAGTAGGCCGTGGCCTGGAAGGTCACGCGGGCCCCGGCGGCCGGCCCGCCGATCCGCGCCGCGGGCACGGCCCGCGAATCGACGACCGTGGCCTCGTAGAGCAGGCTGATGGTCAGCGACCCGAGGAGCGTGGCCAGGACTTTCCGCCGAAACGATCGGGACAGGAGCATGCGCGCTTCTAGCGTACCCCGGAGGCCGGGGCCGGAGGCAAGCGAAAAGACGTGGCCTCCAGAGATGTAAGTCGTTGGCTGAAAAGCGCTTAGCGCGTCATGCGTGGCCGGCCCGCTGTTCCAGGCCTGCGTACTGCAACTGAAACAGCTTGTAGTACAGCCCACGGGCGGCGAGCAGCTCCTGATGGCTGCCGCTCTCGCGCAGCTCGCCGTCGTGCAGCACCAGGATCCGGTCGACGTGCTGGACGGTCGACAGCCGGTGGGCGATGGCGAGCACCGTCCGGCCCCGCATCATGACGCGCAGGGCGTCCTCGATCAGCGCTTCCGTCGCGGTATCGATGCTGGCCGTCGCCTCGTCCAGCAGCAGGACCTTCGGATCGAAGGCAATCGCCCTGGCGAACGACAGGAGCTGCTTCTGGCCCAACGACAGCGTCGCGCCGCGCTCGGCGACCAAGGACCCGTAGCCGCCGGATCGGCGCTCGATGAACCCGTTCGCGTGCACCGCCTCAGCCGCCCGCACCACCTCGTCGTCGCCGATCTCGGCGTGTCCGAGCCGGATGTTGTCGGCGATCGTCCCGGAGAACAAGTACGGGTCCTGCAGGACCACCCCGAAGACGCCGCGAAGGGCCGTCAGATCCCAGTCCCGCACGTCGACGCCGTCCACGAGGATCCGTCCGCGCGTGACGTCGTAGAACCGCAGCAGCAGGCTGACGAGCGTCGTCTTGCCCGAGCCGGTCGCTCCGACGACGCCGATCCGCTGCCCCGGCTCGATCGTGAACGAGACGTCCTCGAGCACGAACTGGTCGGGCTTGTACGCGAACCACACGTGCTCGAACTCGATGCGCCCCGGGCCTTCGAGCCGATGGCGAACGGGCCGTTCCGGGGTGACGATGGCCGGCGCGGTGTCGAGCACGGTGAAGATCCGCTCGGAGGCCGCCATGGCGGCCTGCATGATGTTGAACTTCTCGGACAGGTCGGAAATCGGCTGAAAGAACCGGCGGGAGTACTGCAGAAACGCCACGATGACGCCGAGCGAGACGCCGCCGTCGAGCGCCCACCCGCCGCCGATCCAGATGATCAGCCCGCCGGACACCGCCGCCAAGAGCTCGATCGCCGGATAGAACACGGCGTAGTAGAAGATGGCGGCGACGTTGGCGTCGCGGTGCGCGCCGTTGATGGCGTCGAATCGGCGGAACGTCCGCGCCTGCTGTCCGAAGAGCTGCACCGTCGCCATGCCTGTGAGATGCTCCTGCAGGAAGGCGTTCACGCGCGCGATCAGGCCCCGCACCTCACGGTAGGACGAGCGCACGTTTCGCCGGAACCACATCGCCGTCCAGACGATCGCCGGCAGCACGGCGAATGCGACCAGCGCGAGCTGCCAGTTCATCAGCAGCATCGCCACCATGATCCCACTCAGGACGAGGACGTCGCCGAACACGGTGATGACGCCAGAGGTGAAGAGGTCGTTGAGCGCGTCGACGTCGGTCGTCACGCGCGTCATCAGGCGGCCCACCGGATTCCGGTCGTAGAAGCCGAGGTCGAGCGCCTGGAGCCGCGCGTAGATCTGCATGCGCATCCGCCGCATGATCTGCTGGCCGACGGTCTGGAGCACGTAGGTCTGGGCGTAATCGACGACGAACGCGACGAGCAGGACGCCGAGGAACAGCATCGCCAGGCGCCAGAGCCCGTCGAGATCGCGGGCGGCGATGTAGCGGTCGATCGCCTGCTGCGTCAGCCACGGCTGCGCCAGCTCGGCGAGCGACCCCACCAGAATGGCGAGGAACGCGAAGACGACGGCGCCGACGTGCGGCCGGAGGTAGGTGATCAGCCGGCGCATGAGCCGGGCGTCGTAGGCCTTGCCGAGGATCTCGTCGTGCTGTGCCTGATCAGACACGGCTCAGCTCCTGCTCGAGCAGTTGCTGCTGGTGCATGCCGGCATAGACGCCGCCGGCCGCCACGAGCCCGTCGTGCGTGCCCCGCTCGAAGATCCGGCCGTGCGAGAACACGAGGATCTCGTCGGCGTCGCGGACCGTCGACACGCGGTGGGCCACGATCAGGCAGGTCCGGTCGCGCCGGATCTCTCGCAGGTGCCGCAGGATCTTCTCCTCGGTCCCCGTGTCGACCGCCGACAGCGCATCGTCCAGCACCAGAATCCGCGGGTCGGTCAGCAAGGCCCGGGCAATCGCGACGCGCTGGCGCTGGCCGCCCGACAACGTGATGCCGCGTTCGCCCACGCGGGTCTCCAGCCCGGCCGGGAAGCCGGACAGATCGTCCCGGAGCCCCGCGAGATCCATCGCCTGCCGAACCCGATCAGCCAGCTCGGGATCTCCCCATTCGGCGCCGGTGCCGAACGCGACGTTCCCTCCGAGGGTGTCCGAGAACAGGAAGGGCTCCTGCGGCACCATGCCGATCGCCCCGCGGACGCTGGCCAGAGACCGGTCGAGCACGTCCACGTCGTCGAGCAACAGCGTGCCGTGCGGCGGGTCGTACCATCGCGCCAGGAGGCTCAGCAGCGTCGACTTGCCGCTGCCGGTCGCGCCCACGATGCCGACGGTGCGTCCGGGCTCAACGGTGAAGGTGACGTCCTCGAGCGCGGGAGCCGCGGCGCCCGGATAGCTGAAGGTCAGGTGCCGCGCCTCGATCCGCCCGCTCCGAATCGGTGCAACGTTCCGTCCCTCGTCCGGCCGCGACTCTGGCTCCGCGTCGAACACCTCCAGCATCCGTTCCCATGAGGCGACGCCGCGCTGCACGATGTTGATGACCCACCCGAACGAGATCAGCGGCCAACTGAGGAGCACGAGATACCGCCCGAACGCGACGAAGTCCCCGAGCGTGAT carries:
- the thrS gene encoding threonine--tRNA ligase, with amino-acid sequence MITLTLPDGSQRDVAPGTSVQEFASASLPRSVVKKALAAVVDGRLVDLSYRLATPAALKLVLPGDPESLPLYRHSTAHLLAAAVTNLYPGVQCGIGPATDEGFFYDFVVPRPFVPEDLDRIEAKMRELANQDLPYERQIWPKQDAIEFFTKRGEPLKVQLIQEKTAGETDVSCYTIKDRDTFVDFCVGPHVPSTNRLRAFKLLSTSNAYWKGDARNQPMQRIYGTAFFRDDELEAYLHRIEEAKRRDHRRIGRELGLFTFHPWAPGAAFWLPKGTTLYNRLAAYMRDVLFPAGYDEVKTPLIFNKALWETSGHWQHYRQNMFLVEAEHAEMGVKAMNCPGHMLVFASEVRSYRDLPLRLHEQTPLHRNEASGVLAGLTRVRQFSQDDAHCFVMESQIGDEVERLLNLVKQVYDDFGLTYAVKLSTRPEEFLGEQATWDHAEAELRRALTAAGLPFAINEGDGAFYGPKIDFDVTDAIGRTWQCATIQLDYQLPARFDLKYVGADNAEHRPVVIHRAIYGSFERFIALLIEHYAGAFPLWLAPVQATVLPIADRHLGYAAGVRDELAAGGLRVHLDDRQEKIGYKIREAQLQKVPYMLVVGDREAAEGTVSVRSRTGGDLGARPVAEFVRAAREEVALRGRVQHGR
- a CDS encoding translation initiation factor IF-3, translating into MAFDRSPRREDRTRVNERIRVREIRVIDENGVQLGIMPPPQALALARTKGLDLVEISPTAVPPVCRIMDFGKYQYDQQKRARAAKRHQKVIDVKEIKFRPKVDEHDYQFKKKHIERFLAEGDKVKATIFFRGRENAHPEIGQRILERLVADLSDVAITEANPQKEGNQLHTILAPRPGLKRAAPARRPTDHAED
- the rpmI gene encoding 50S ribosomal protein L35; the protein is MPKIKSNRGAAKRFKRTASGKFARSKAFKRHILTSKPTHRKRALRAGAVIAAVDTPRVKRMLPYD
- the rplT gene encoding 50S ribosomal protein L20, producing MPRVKRGTHRRAKRKKLLKRAKGYYATKSKLYQAAQEAVDKALNYAYAGRRRKKRDFRSLWVVRINAAARANGLTYGQLMSGLKSAGVTLDRRSLAELAVHHPAAFKSVAAQAQQARSAQTA
- the pheS gene encoding phenylalanine--tRNA ligase subunit alpha, which gives rise to MASRHDIAALHAEFHAALASAATVADVKAVRDRFLSRKHGSLTAVLKSLGTAAPDERRVIGSDANALRQTIEAALDAREAELAASAPPADALDVTLPGRIPLAGRCHPLTQVRERVEAIFSAMGYDIATGPELEDDWHNFEALNMPAEHPARDMQDTLYLEAPVPQSWASTSPAAGPADPQAGTAGPRSGPAARPATLLRTHTSGMQIRYMQAHRPPVRIIAPGRVYRRDNFDATHTPMFTQIEGLVVDERISLGDLKGTLTVFAQRLFDSRVRTRFRPSFFPYTEPSAEMDVSCGSCDGAGCALCKHSGWIEILGCGMVHPAVFEAVGYDPERYTGFAFGVGIERLALRFYGIDDIRMFYENDLRFLRQLPL
- a CDS encoding phenylalanine--tRNA ligase subunit beta — protein: MKLPVDWLRDFAEIAASPADVAGRLAACGFAVESLDGDVVDVEVTANRPDCLSIVGLAREAAVAFDVPLRLPMLAGTQAVTGTSDAGDANGTVRVAIEAPDCRRYALAVADVHVGPSPDWLAARLAAAGVRAINNIVDVTNYVMLELGHPMHAFDAARLAGREIRVRPARPGESIVTIDGETRRLDEAMLLIADRESPIAVAGVMGGAASEVSRGTTRIALESAWFRPASIRATSRRLGLKTEASIRFERGADLEAPVVAIRRALALLEEIGAGRVAGAVADVYPRVATPRIVRLRRDRTARLLGDVVPDAEVARILGHLGFGLQGTDDGWDVEVPIRRVDVSREADLIEEVGRHWGYDRIPATLPAVGRPAPPRTAAVVETRLRSLARAAGLQEAVTFTFVERAAAEPFAGSAPLVAIANPLSDKFAVLRPSMLPGLLDALVYNRRRDAEDVRLFEMGSVFHHTGEATRIGWVLTGPREAHWSGGASALDFYDAKGVAELLVQAAGVQAADVTAVPADDVPWFVRGRSARLLRGQHGEALGSIGQIRPDLLARRGLDAGVVVGGELDVTALVAIGAAASDNPHVRAVPRFPSIVRDLSIVVSERLPAATVRGTIRANAPDTLQSIVEFDRYQGKGVPDGHVSLSLRLTFRHPDRTLTDQEAQHAVDAIVDALGQAHGATLRGKP
- the zapB gene encoding cell division protein ZapB, coding for MVRAGAATELQPIDRLEEKIKQLVGMIETLRAERARAVDDAARLARELDAARARLAEAESTSAELGTMREERELLRNRVVHMIAQLDKLNL
- a CDS encoding cell division protein ZapA, whose product is MGSGVIHVEIHGQRYAVRSDLDPQYVAELAAYLDEKMRAAARELTSAEALRVAVIAGLNICDELFRARADSAGQATRVRARAAEIERLLDAVLENSPMTVVNE
- the thiL gene encoding thiamine-phosphate kinase, producing MSETIASLGEQALIERLRAYAGLPPAHVLTGIGDDAAVLRPARNAVSVVTTDALVEGVHFRRDWTGARAIGHKALAVNLSDLAAMGAVPQASLLSLVLPASLPLDDFDGLVAGFVDLARASGAALVGGNLATSPGPIVVDVTAIGAAHPRRVLHRHGAKAGHELYVTGSIGGAAAGLALRQAGLADADLDADACDAVRRFERPEPRVRCGWIVARSGAAAAAMDLSDGLAAAAHSLAAASRLGVTIDAASLPIHPGARTWAERRGLDPAAFALTGGEDYELAFAVHPRMRRRFLAAAARTKGLAVTSVGRFHEEAGVWLRRDGRIQALGEGYGHFRKND
- a CDS encoding 3D domain-containing protein, whose translation is MLLSRSFRRKVLATLLGSLTISLLYEATVVDSRAVPAARIGGPAAGARVTFQATAYCKGETTASGVAVRSGVVAADPRLLPQGSVVQIDGAPDKHAGIYTVLDTGPKVQGRRLDLYMWSCHEALAFGRRNVSVTVIRRGWKPNEDVQATASPSASQD